One genomic region from bacterium encodes:
- the acpS gene encoding holo-ACP synthase: MVRAIGADIVDLSRFAAAVNRWGDQFLQRILTAEEIAYCRRKASGIDSMAARFAAKEAFIKCLNEAEYRHFRWHDLRVENAANGRPEIKLQGGLAQLFPTQQILLTLSHSRLAAIAVVVIQERSEEAQVPGEN, encoded by the coding sequence ATGGTCCGCGCCATCGGTGCCGATATCGTCGATCTCAGCCGTTTCGCCGCCGCCGTCAACCGGTGGGGTGACCAATTCCTCCAACGCATCCTCACCGCCGAGGAGATCGCTTACTGCCGCCGCAAGGCTTCAGGCATCGATTCCATGGCCGCCCGCTTCGCCGCCAAGGAGGCCTTCATCAAATGCCTGAACGAAGCGGAATACCGCCACTTCCGCTGGCATGACCTCCGCGTCGAGAACGCCGCCAACGGCCGGCCCGAGATCAAGCTGCAGGGGGGGCTGGCGCAGCTCTTCCCGACGCAGCAGATCTTGCTGACCCTCAGCCACAGCCGTCTTGCCGCCATTGCGGTGGTGGTGATCCAGGAGCGGTCTGAAGAAGCACAAGTCCCGGGGGAAAACTGA